From a single Kitasatospora azatica KCTC 9699 genomic region:
- a CDS encoding FtsK/SpoIIIE domain-containing protein yields MQIRLTVLRPRAGAGVPASATDVLVTAPVGTALGALAVALAGAVGVRGPRSATHVHLYAGAERIDDRTPLGHPPLLDGAVLSIGEPDPQADGAPAGAATELRVIGGPDAGGVHRLHGRQIRLGRSSEADVPLDDPDVSRLHLALHLAADGSVTVHDLGSTNGTALDGRPLTDEPRPLAEGALLRLGESTVTLAAAPPAEAARTTVPDGLGHLQVSPPPRAARPTAPVGEEPAPAAPSAPGRTRSLLTRTLVSRTLGRTPTAPLPDPGQQHDRARLRQAAALRERFPDPATLLLSALGPGPRLWERGPAHPDALTLRLGTADRPGGPGTAPGTVLPAVPVTVDLRAAGSLGAAGPRERLLGLARALLAQLAVLHPPSGLSLVVVSADAHAAAEQRTADWTWALWLPHLRPGHGQDCRLLFGLDPAQAEQRLSELLTAVGAEQPAPTVLLVDGDPGSEAARAALARLLREGPGAGIHVLCLSSRPDQLPEGLGATALLTGEVATQLTLHAAETVEEIALDAVSPAWAERLARALAPLRETAPVSRGPLPEALRLLDLLQLDTVTPAKLSARWEDLPSTTGTASALLGTTRDDLCTVDLAGPELIEHQHLLVGGARGTGKSELLRTLVASLAVSERPDRLSMLLIGGKDDGLAGCAELPHVTAQLDAAADPRQALLTAESLLEELTHREELFQGRPFGSWYAEQALSARIVHPRGSSSPAPAAPSAAVATVTAPPPRLIVVVDDYDALLVPNSPAGRPLARALAAVAQRGGRLGVHLVAATGRPELSSGTEVDEAALWRIALRTDHPADSDLLVHVDDAAALPDATPGRGYLRRPDGAVLAFQTARVTGRIPRTSTLRPTVVAIDPAQLGTPPTRRPVRELGNGPTDLALLASALQRAAGA; encoded by the coding sequence ATGCAGATCCGGCTGACGGTCCTCCGACCCCGCGCGGGCGCGGGCGTGCCCGCGTCCGCCACCGACGTGCTGGTCACCGCGCCCGTCGGCACGGCGCTCGGGGCGCTCGCGGTGGCGCTGGCCGGCGCGGTCGGCGTGCGCGGTCCGCGCAGCGCGACCCATGTGCACCTGTACGCCGGGGCGGAGCGGATCGACGACCGCACCCCGCTCGGCCACCCCCCGTTGCTCGACGGCGCCGTCCTCTCGATCGGCGAGCCCGATCCGCAGGCCGACGGCGCCCCGGCGGGCGCCGCCACCGAGCTGCGGGTGATCGGCGGCCCCGACGCCGGCGGCGTGCACCGGCTGCACGGCCGGCAGATCCGCCTCGGCCGCTCCAGCGAGGCCGACGTCCCGCTGGACGACCCCGACGTCTCCCGCCTGCACCTCGCCCTGCACCTGGCCGCCGACGGCTCGGTCACCGTGCACGACCTCGGCTCCACCAACGGCACCGCGCTCGACGGCCGCCCGCTCACCGACGAGCCCCGCCCGCTGGCCGAGGGCGCGCTGCTGCGGCTCGGCGAGTCCACCGTCACCCTGGCCGCCGCCCCGCCCGCGGAGGCCGCCCGCACCACCGTGCCGGACGGGCTCGGCCACCTCCAGGTCAGCCCGCCGCCGCGCGCCGCCCGGCCCACCGCCCCCGTCGGCGAGGAGCCCGCACCCGCCGCGCCGAGCGCGCCCGGCCGCACCCGCTCGCTGCTCACCCGCACCCTGGTCTCCCGCACTCTGGGGCGCACGCCCACCGCCCCCCTGCCCGACCCCGGGCAGCAGCACGACCGGGCCCGGCTGCGCCAGGCCGCCGCCCTCCGGGAACGCTTCCCCGACCCGGCCACCCTGCTGCTCAGCGCCCTCGGCCCCGGCCCCCGGCTCTGGGAACGGGGCCCGGCCCACCCCGACGCACTCACCCTGCGCCTGGGCACCGCCGACCGGCCCGGCGGCCCCGGCACCGCACCGGGCACCGTGCTGCCCGCCGTCCCCGTCACCGTCGACCTGCGCGCCGCCGGCAGCCTCGGCGCCGCCGGCCCGCGCGAGCGACTGCTCGGGCTGGCCCGCGCGCTGCTCGCCCAGCTGGCGGTGCTGCACCCGCCGAGCGGGCTGAGCCTGGTGGTGGTCAGCGCCGACGCACACGCGGCCGCCGAGCAGCGCACCGCGGACTGGACCTGGGCCCTGTGGCTGCCGCACCTGCGCCCGGGCCACGGGCAGGACTGCCGACTCCTCTTCGGCCTCGACCCGGCCCAGGCCGAGCAGCGGCTCAGCGAGCTGCTCACCGCCGTGGGGGCCGAGCAGCCCGCACCGACCGTGCTGCTGGTCGACGGGGACCCGGGATCCGAGGCCGCCCGAGCGGCGCTGGCCCGACTGCTGCGCGAGGGCCCGGGCGCCGGGATCCACGTCCTCTGCCTCTCCTCGCGCCCGGACCAGCTCCCCGAGGGCCTCGGTGCCACCGCGCTGCTCACCGGTGAGGTCGCCACCCAGCTGACCCTGCACGCCGCCGAGACCGTCGAGGAGATCGCGCTGGACGCCGTCTCCCCCGCCTGGGCCGAGCGACTGGCCCGGGCCCTCGCGCCGCTGCGCGAAACCGCCCCGGTCTCCCGTGGCCCGCTGCCCGAGGCGCTGCGCCTGCTGGACCTGCTGCAGCTGGACACCGTCACCCCCGCCAAGCTCTCCGCCCGCTGGGAGGACCTGCCCAGCACCACCGGCACCGCCTCCGCGCTGCTCGGCACCACCCGCGACGACCTGTGCACCGTCGACCTGGCCGGCCCGGAGCTGATCGAGCATCAGCACCTGCTGGTCGGTGGAGCCCGCGGCACCGGAAAGAGCGAGCTGCTGCGCACCCTGGTCGCCTCGCTGGCGGTCAGCGAGCGACCGGACCGGCTCTCGATGCTGCTGATCGGCGGCAAGGACGACGGACTGGCCGGCTGCGCGGAACTGCCGCACGTCACCGCTCAGCTCGACGCCGCCGCCGACCCGCGCCAGGCACTGCTGACCGCCGAGTCGCTGTTGGAGGAGCTGACCCATCGTGAAGAACTCTTCCAGGGCCGCCCGTTCGGCAGCTGGTACGCCGAGCAGGCGCTGAGCGCGAGGATCGTCCACCCGCGCGGTTCGTCCTCCCCCGCTCCCGCCGCTCCCTCGGCCGCCGTTGCCACCGTCACGGCTCCCCCGCCCCGCCTGATCGTCGTGGTGGACGACTACGACGCCCTGCTCGTCCCGAACTCCCCCGCCGGCCGCCCGCTGGCCCGCGCCCTGGCCGCCGTCGCCCAGCGCGGCGGCCGCCTCGGCGTCCACCTGGTCGCCGCCACCGGCCGCCCCGAACTCAGCTCGGGCACCGAGGTGGACGAGGCCGCCCTCTGGCGGATCGCCCTGCGCACCGACCACCCCGCCGACTCCGACCTGCTGGTGCACGTGGACGACGCCGCCGCCCTCCCCGACGCCACCCCCGGCCGCGGCTACCTCCGCCGCCCCGACGGCGCCGTGCTCGCCTTCCAAACCGCCCGCGTCACCGGCCGCATCCCCCGCACCTCCACCCTGCGCCCCACCGTCGTCGCCATCGACCCCGCGCAACTGGGCACCCCGCCGACCCGCCGCCCGGTCCGCGAACTGGGCAACGGGCCGACGGACTTGGCGCTGCTGGCAAGCGCCCTGCAACGGGCGGCGGGCGCTTAG
- a CDS encoding serine/threonine-protein kinase: MRPVGSKYLLEETLGRGAMGTVWRGRVREDAGLVDLVPGQLVAVKVLKEELAADQDIVLRFLRERSVLLRLSHPNIVRVRDLVVEGELLALVMDLVDGPDLYRYLRANGPLSPIAAALLMAQIADALAVSHADGVVHRDLKPANVLLATIQGTDGQGERLHPMLTDFGIARLADSPGITRTSEFVGTPSYVAPESATGQPQTSAVDVYGAGIMLYELVTGRPPFHGDGALQILQMHLTQEPPRPPGMPEPLWTVVERCLRKDPAQRPSATSLAHALRVVAAGVGVHASPAAVDAALGVAALLRPEEQPAEVPGTGPGSTLPAGVPLGAGDPTFAGQYDPAAATQVLPQGAPVGPGAPGPEGTRLMPPTRLMPAGAPVPPTQPPGPPVQPGQQPEVEHPWQTQLRAARDRNQQTQVFAAEDFESPQPAPQPYQGGGGRPGPGYPPQGYQQGGGYPQGNPNTPGNPNSQGYQGSPGYPGNQAGQRNQGGYGRQERPPVAPPPYQARPQQQPAPGYREPGRYNEPPYGDQGYGAAQQQRPQAPRPEPQRRPEPPLSREPERPRDRDNNRDRDRDNSRDRDADYEPRQRREPRPRSRNRMYIPGLGCLKGCLMVLLVLAVAALALWNFTPLPHYWDNVHHWFNATTGWISSTWHSLTGN; this comes from the coding sequence GTGCGGCCGGTCGGCAGCAAGTATCTGCTCGAGGAGACCCTCGGACGCGGTGCCATGGGCACCGTCTGGCGCGGGCGGGTCCGGGAGGACGCGGGTCTGGTGGACCTGGTGCCCGGCCAGCTGGTCGCGGTCAAGGTGCTCAAGGAGGAGTTGGCCGCCGACCAGGACATCGTGCTGCGCTTCCTGCGCGAGCGCTCGGTGCTGCTGCGCCTCAGCCACCCCAACATCGTCCGGGTCCGCGACCTGGTCGTCGAGGGCGAGCTGCTGGCCCTGGTGATGGACCTGGTGGACGGTCCCGACCTCTACCGCTACCTGCGCGCCAACGGGCCGCTCAGCCCGATCGCCGCCGCGCTGCTGATGGCGCAGATCGCCGACGCGCTGGCGGTCAGCCACGCGGACGGCGTGGTGCACCGCGACCTCAAGCCCGCCAACGTGCTGCTCGCCACCATCCAGGGGACCGACGGCCAGGGCGAGCGGCTGCACCCGATGCTCACCGACTTCGGCATCGCCCGGCTCGCCGACTCCCCGGGAATCACCCGTACCAGCGAGTTCGTCGGCACCCCGAGCTACGTCGCCCCCGAGTCCGCCACCGGGCAGCCGCAGACCTCCGCGGTGGACGTCTACGGCGCCGGGATCATGCTGTACGAGCTGGTCACCGGGCGCCCGCCGTTCCACGGCGACGGGGCGCTGCAGATCCTCCAGATGCACCTGACCCAGGAGCCGCCCCGCCCGCCCGGGATGCCCGAGCCGCTGTGGACCGTGGTCGAGCGCTGCCTGCGCAAGGACCCGGCCCAGCGGCCCAGCGCGACCTCGCTGGCCCACGCACTGCGCGTGGTCGCCGCCGGGGTCGGGGTGCACGCCTCGCCGGCCGCGGTGGACGCCGCGCTCGGGGTGGCGGCACTGCTGCGGCCCGAGGAGCAGCCGGCCGAGGTGCCGGGGACCGGGCCCGGGTCGACGCTGCCCGCCGGGGTGCCGCTGGGTGCGGGGGACCCGACCTTCGCCGGGCAGTACGACCCGGCGGCCGCCACCCAGGTGCTGCCGCAGGGCGCGCCGGTCGGACCCGGTGCTCCGGGGCCCGAGGGCACCCGGCTGATGCCGCCGACCCGGCTGATGCCCGCCGGCGCACCCGTCCCGCCGACCCAGCCGCCCGGGCCGCCGGTCCAGCCGGGGCAGCAGCCCGAGGTCGAGCACCCGTGGCAGACCCAGTTGCGGGCCGCCCGGGACCGCAACCAGCAGACCCAGGTGTTCGCCGCCGAGGACTTCGAGTCCCCGCAGCCGGCCCCGCAGCCGTACCAGGGGGGCGGCGGCCGTCCCGGCCCCGGCTACCCGCCGCAGGGCTACCAGCAGGGCGGCGGCTACCCCCAGGGCAACCCGAACACCCCTGGCAACCCGAACAGCCAGGGCTACCAGGGCAGTCCCGGCTACCCCGGAAACCAGGCCGGCCAGCGCAACCAGGGCGGCTACGGCCGCCAGGAGCGCCCCCCGGTGGCCCCGCCGCCGTACCAGGCACGCCCCCAGCAGCAGCCGGCCCCCGGCTACCGCGAGCCGGGCCGCTACAACGAGCCGCCGTACGGCGACCAGGGCTACGGCGCTGCGCAGCAGCAGCGCCCCCAAGCGCCGCGTCCCGAGCCGCAGCGCCGCCCCGAGCCCCCGCTGTCCCGCGAGCCCGAGCGTCCCCGCGACCGCGACAACAACCGCGACCGAGACCGCGACAACAGCCGCGACCGCGACGCCGACTACGAGCCCCGTCAGCGCCGCGAGCCCCGCCCGCGCAGCCGCAACCGGATGTACATCCCGGGCCTCGGCTGCCTCAAGGGCTGCCTGATGGTCCTGCTGGTGCTCGCGGTGGCCGCGTTGGCGCTGTGGAACTTCACCCCGCTCCCGCACTACTGGGACAACGTGCACCACTGGTTCAACGCCACCACGGGTTGGATCAGCAGCACCTGGCACTCGCTCACCGGCAACTGA
- a CDS encoding serine/threonine-protein kinase, with protein MARKIGSRYTVHQVIGRGSAGTVWLGEGPDGPVAVKLLREDLATDQILVGRFVQERAALTSLDHPRVVGVRDMVVDGDDLALVMELVHGTDLRSRLEREGVLAPQAAASVIADVADGLAAAHAAGIVHRDVKPENVMLDLAAPPGPGGAPRAKLTDFGIARLVDAPRRTRATRIIGTPDYLAPEIIEGLEPRAAVDIYALATVLYELLAGFTPFGGGHTGAVLRRHVTESVPPVPGLPDGLWRIIAECLAKAPASRLRAAELAERLREQLPALEGLPPLALPAQGGAAGPEPEEPLTLAEAVYAEAETGTGAHRRRRGPAVPLVPAPAPDSTRDTHTSLRRPSAQELAGYAAESRAQRAVPASGHRGGRRALVRRRRLLAVLLAVVLLVAGAAAAYSAFAAGGGHRGGAPAVGPVATLGQAPGLPAGPSAPR; from the coding sequence TTGGCACGCAAGATCGGCAGCCGGTACACCGTGCACCAGGTGATCGGCCGGGGGTCCGCCGGCACCGTGTGGCTGGGCGAGGGCCCCGACGGACCAGTGGCCGTCAAGCTGCTGCGCGAGGACCTCGCCACTGATCAGATCCTGGTCGGCCGCTTCGTCCAGGAGCGGGCCGCACTCACCAGCCTGGACCACCCCCGGGTGGTCGGGGTGCGCGACATGGTGGTGGACGGCGACGACCTGGCGCTGGTGATGGAACTGGTGCACGGCACCGACCTGCGCTCCCGGCTGGAGCGCGAGGGCGTGCTGGCCCCGCAGGCCGCCGCCTCGGTGATCGCCGACGTGGCCGACGGCCTGGCCGCCGCGCATGCGGCCGGCATCGTGCACCGGGACGTCAAGCCGGAGAACGTGATGCTCGACCTGGCGGCGCCGCCCGGGCCCGGTGGGGCGCCGCGGGCCAAGCTCACAGACTTCGGCATCGCCCGGCTGGTCGACGCCCCGCGCCGGACCCGGGCCACCCGGATCATCGGCACCCCCGACTACCTGGCCCCGGAGATCATCGAGGGCCTGGAACCCCGGGCCGCCGTGGACATCTACGCCCTGGCCACGGTGCTCTACGAGCTGCTCGCGGGCTTCACCCCGTTCGGCGGCGGCCACACCGGCGCGGTGCTGCGCCGGCACGTCACCGAGAGCGTCCCGCCGGTCCCCGGGCTGCCCGACGGCCTGTGGCGGATCATCGCCGAGTGCCTGGCCAAGGCCCCCGCCTCCCGGCTGCGCGCCGCCGAGCTGGCCGAGCGGCTGCGCGAGCAGCTGCCCGCGCTCGAGGGCCTGCCGCCGCTGGCGCTGCCCGCCCAGGGCGGCGCTGCCGGGCCCGAGCCGGAGGAGCCGCTCACCCTGGCCGAGGCCGTCTACGCCGAGGCGGAGACCGGCACCGGCGCGCACCGGCGCCGACGCGGTCCGGCCGTCCCGCTGGTCCCGGCGCCGGCCCCCGACTCCACCCGGGACACCCACACCAGCCTGCGCCGCCCCTCCGCCCAGGAGCTGGCCGGCTACGCCGCCGAGTCCCGGGCCCAGCGCGCCGTCCCCGCCAGCGGCCACCGGGGCGGGCGCCGGGCGCTGGTCCGGCGCCGCCGGCTGCTCGCGGTGCTGCTCGCCGTGGTGCTGCTGGTGGCGGGAGCCGCGGCCGCCTACAGCGCCTTCGCCGCCGGGGGCGGGCACCGCGGCGGTGCTCCGGCCGTCGGCCCGGTCGCGACCCTCGGGCAGGCCCCGGGGCTACCGGCCGGTCCCAGTGCGCCGCGCTAA
- the prfB gene encoding peptide chain release factor 2, producing MAAVDPSEELKNLETTMGSIEAVLDLDKIRADIERLEEEAAAPSLWDDVANAQKVTSRLSFLQGELRRVESLRSRIEDVRVLFELAEEMNDADTRAEGEAELASVKKAVEELEVRTLLSGEYDAREALVNIRAEAGGIDAADFAEQLMRMYLRWAERHGYPTEVYDTSYAEEAGIKSATFTVKSPYAYGTLSVEQGTHRLVRISPFDNQGRRQTSFAGVEVLPVVEQSDHVDIDEGDLRVDVYRASGPGGQGVNTTDSAVRITHLPTGIVVSCQNERSQIQNKASAMNVLQAKLLERRRQEEKARMDSLKDSGSSWGNQMRSYVLHPYQMVKDLRTEYEVGNPQAVLDGDIDAFIEAGIRWRKQSEIAE from the coding sequence GTGGCAGCCGTCGATCCTTCCGAAGAGCTCAAGAACCTCGAAACGACCATGGGGTCGATCGAGGCCGTCCTCGACCTGGACAAGATCCGGGCCGACATCGAACGCCTGGAGGAGGAGGCAGCCGCCCCGTCCCTCTGGGACGACGTCGCGAACGCCCAGAAGGTCACCAGCCGGCTGTCCTTCCTGCAGGGCGAGCTGCGCCGCGTCGAGTCCCTGCGCAGCCGGATCGAGGACGTCCGGGTCCTCTTCGAGCTGGCCGAGGAGATGAACGACGCGGACACCCGCGCCGAGGGCGAGGCCGAGCTGGCTTCGGTCAAGAAGGCGGTCGAGGAGCTCGAGGTCCGCACTCTGCTCTCCGGCGAGTACGACGCGCGTGAGGCCCTGGTCAACATCCGGGCCGAGGCGGGTGGCATCGACGCCGCCGACTTCGCCGAGCAGCTGATGCGGATGTACCTGCGCTGGGCCGAGCGGCACGGCTACCCGACCGAGGTCTACGACACCTCCTACGCGGAGGAGGCGGGCATCAAGTCCGCGACCTTCACGGTGAAGTCGCCGTACGCCTACGGCACCCTCTCGGTCGAGCAGGGCACCCACCGCCTGGTGCGCATCTCGCCGTTCGACAACCAGGGCCGTCGGCAGACCTCCTTCGCCGGCGTCGAGGTGCTCCCGGTGGTCGAGCAGAGCGACCACGTCGACATCGACGAGGGCGACCTGCGGGTCGACGTCTACCGCGCCTCCGGCCCGGGTGGCCAGGGCGTCAACACCACCGACTCGGCGGTCCGGATCACCCACCTGCCCACCGGCATCGTGGTCTCCTGCCAGAACGAGCGCTCGCAGATCCAGAACAAGGCCTCGGCGATGAACGTGCTGCAGGCCAAGCTGCTGGAGCGGCGCCGCCAGGAGGAGAAGGCCCGGATGGACTCGCTGAAGGACAGCGGCAGTTCCTGGGGCAACCAGATGCGCTCCTACGTGCTGCACCCGTACCAGATGGTCAAGGACCTGCGCACCGAGTACGAGGTCGGCAACCCGCAGGCGGTGCTGGACGGCGACATCGACGCCTTCATCGAGGCCGGTATCCGCTGGCGCAAGCAGAGCGAGATCGCCGAATAA
- the ftsE gene encoding cell division ATP-binding protein FtsE has protein sequence MIRFDNVSKTYPKQNRPALSEVSLEIEKGEFVFLVGSSGSGKSTFLRLCLREERPSTGEVHVLGKDLGKLSNWKVPHMRRQLGTVFQDFRLLPNKTVAQNVAFALEVIGKPKGAINKVVPEVLDLVGLGGKEDRMPGELSGGEQQRVAIARAFVNRPMLLIADEPTGNLDPQNSVGIMKLLDRINRTGTTVLMATHDQAIVDQMRKRVIELDKGLLVRDQARGVYGYQH, from the coding sequence GTGATCAGATTCGACAACGTTTCCAAGACCTATCCCAAGCAGAACCGCCCCGCCTTGTCGGAGGTCTCGCTGGAGATCGAGAAGGGCGAGTTCGTCTTCCTGGTCGGCTCCTCCGGCTCCGGTAAGTCCACCTTCCTGCGGCTGTGCCTGCGCGAGGAACGCCCCAGCACCGGCGAGGTGCACGTGCTCGGCAAGGACCTGGGCAAGCTGTCCAACTGGAAGGTGCCCCACATGCGGCGCCAACTGGGCACGGTCTTCCAGGACTTCCGTCTGCTGCCGAACAAGACCGTGGCGCAGAACGTGGCGTTCGCGCTGGAGGTCATCGGCAAGCCGAAGGGCGCCATCAACAAGGTGGTGCCCGAGGTGCTCGACCTGGTCGGCCTCGGCGGCAAGGAGGACCGGATGCCCGGTGAGCTCTCCGGTGGTGAGCAGCAGCGCGTGGCGATCGCCCGGGCCTTCGTCAACCGCCCGATGCTGCTGATCGCGGACGAGCCGACCGGAAACCTGGACCCGCAGAACTCGGTCGGCATCATGAAGCTGCTGGACCGGATCAACCGCACCGGGACCACGGTGCTGATGGCGACCCACGACCAGGCCATCGTCGACCAGATGCGCAAGCGCGTGATCGAGCTCGACAAGGGGCTGCTGGTCCGCGACCAGGCCCGCGGCGTCTACGGATACCAGCACTAG
- the ftsX gene encoding permease-like cell division protein FtsX → MRAQFVLSEIGVGLRRNLTMTIAVVVSVALSLALAGASLLVRDQVNSMKGYWYDKVEVSIYFCTKADAKTAPQCASGAATQDQIDSVKAQLDSMKPLVKDSTFETQAEAYKHWKDMNPDSALVSVLGAEAIPASWRVKLQDPTRYDVIQSAFAGKPGVRSVEDQRKILENLFGLLNGLQTAAFVIMLLMLSVALLLIVNTVRVSAFSRRRETGIMRLVGASNFYVQMPFIAEAAFAALLGAVLASGLLLLGNFGVQHWLANRVQFIHFIGLSSVLQVIPLLVVVGMGMAAIAAFLTLRKYLKV, encoded by the coding sequence ATGCGCGCCCAGTTCGTCCTGTCGGAAATCGGTGTGGGTCTCCGCCGCAACCTGACCATGACCATCGCGGTCGTGGTCAGCGTCGCGCTCTCGCTCGCCCTCGCCGGTGCCTCGCTGCTCGTCCGCGACCAGGTCAACTCCATGAAGGGGTACTGGTACGACAAGGTCGAGGTGAGCATCTACTTCTGCACCAAGGCGGATGCCAAGACCGCGCCGCAGTGCGCCAGCGGTGCGGCCACCCAGGACCAGATCGACTCGGTCAAGGCCCAACTGGACAGCATGAAGCCGCTGGTCAAGGACTCCACCTTCGAGACCCAGGCGGAGGCGTACAAGCACTGGAAGGACATGAACCCGGACAGTGCCCTGGTCTCGGTCCTCGGTGCGGAGGCGATCCCGGCCTCCTGGCGGGTCAAGCTGCAGGACCCGACCCGGTACGACGTGATCCAGAGCGCGTTCGCCGGAAAGCCGGGCGTGCGCTCGGTGGAGGACCAGCGCAAGATCCTGGAGAACCTCTTCGGGCTGCTCAACGGCCTGCAGACGGCGGCCTTCGTGATCATGCTGCTGATGCTCTCGGTGGCGCTGCTGCTGATCGTCAACACGGTCCGGGTGTCCGCCTTCAGCCGAAGGCGCGAGACCGGGATCATGCGACTGGTCGGCGCCTCCAACTTCTATGTGCAGATGCCGTTCATCGCGGAGGCGGCGTTCGCCGCGCTGCTGGGCGCGGTGCTGGCCTCCGGGCTGCTGCTGCTCGGCAACTTCGGCGTGCAGCACTGGCTGGCCAACCGGGTGCAGTTCATCCACTTCATCGGGCTCTCCTCGGTGCTCCAGGTGATCCCGCTGCTGGTGGTGGTCGGTATGGGCATGGCGGCGATCGCGGCCTTCCTGACGCTGCGTAAGTACCTCAAGGTCTGA
- a CDS encoding S41 family peptidase produces MTTQRARQGATLTLLFGVLLISGAAVGGWGGAAPPLPRRAPSADAAPPEVSALSPQQAERLVASGADRWAAYYSADDYAEFTQGLDGEYLGVGLSVGRTQDGATLVSSVLADSPAGAAKVAVGDRLLAVDGAAVDHLPVTEVVARLRGRATAAAAGGRSAGPGSTVVLTVQRHGSPAREVTLRRTVLATQDVTLDHPAPGVLRITVRAFTSGVGEEVRAAVQAARQRGVVLDLRGNSGGLVEEAVTAASVFLDGGPVASYLSHGEQRELTAAPGGDTRTPLVVLVDGGTMSAAELLAGALQDRCRAVLVGTRTFGKGTVQQPSRLADGSVLELTVGRYFTPAGRTPDGTGLLPDVAAADPTEAGALALRVLSGLGPTPAAR; encoded by the coding sequence ATGACCACTCAGCGGGCGCGCCAGGGTGCGACCCTCACCCTGCTGTTCGGCGTGCTGCTGATCAGCGGTGCGGCGGTCGGCGGCTGGGGCGGCGCCGCGCCGCCGCTGCCGCGCCGGGCGCCCTCGGCGGACGCGGCGCCGCCGGAGGTCTCGGCGCTCTCCCCGCAGCAGGCCGAGCGCCTGGTGGCCAGCGGCGCGGACCGCTGGGCCGCGTACTACAGCGCCGACGACTACGCCGAGTTCACCCAGGGCCTGGACGGCGAGTACCTGGGCGTGGGCCTCTCGGTGGGCCGCACCCAGGACGGCGCCACCCTGGTCTCCTCGGTCCTGGCCGACTCCCCGGCCGGGGCCGCCAAGGTCGCGGTCGGGGACCGGCTGCTCGCGGTGGACGGCGCCGCGGTGGACCACCTCCCGGTCACCGAGGTGGTGGCCAGGCTGCGCGGCCGGGCCACCGCCGCGGCAGCGGGCGGGCGCTCGGCCGGCCCCGGCTCCACCGTGGTGCTGACCGTGCAGCGGCACGGCTCGCCGGCCCGCGAGGTGACGCTGCGGCGCACCGTGCTGGCCACCCAGGACGTCACCCTCGACCACCCCGCGCCCGGTGTGCTGAGGATCACCGTGCGGGCCTTCACCAGCGGGGTCGGCGAGGAGGTCCGGGCCGCCGTCCAAGCGGCCCGGCAACGCGGCGTGGTGCTCGACCTGCGCGGCAACTCCGGCGGCCTGGTCGAGGAGGCGGTGACCGCCGCCTCGGTCTTCCTGGACGGCGGGCCGGTCGCCTCCTACCTCTCGCACGGCGAGCAACGGGAGTTGACGGCCGCTCCCGGCGGCGACACCCGAACCCCGCTGGTGGTGCTGGTGGACGGCGGCACCATGAGCGCGGCCGAGCTGCTGGCCGGCGCGCTGCAGGACCGCTGCCGGGCGGTGCTGGTCGGCACCCGCACCTTCGGCAAGGGCACCGTGCAGCAGCCCAGCCGACTGGCCGACGGATCGGTCCTGGAGCTCACCGTGGGGCGCTACTTCACGCCCGCCGGCCGCACCCCGGACGGCACCGGCCTGCTCCCCGACGTGGCCGCCGCCGACCCGACCGAGGCCGGCGCGCTCGCCCTGCGGGTGCTCAGCGGTCTCGGCCCGACTCCCGCCGCCCGCTGA
- the smpB gene encoding SsrA-binding protein SmpB encodes MAKEKGQKLIAQNKKARHEYTILDTYECGMVLTGTEVKSLREGRANLVDGYAYTQAGEVWIDNVFIPEYTQGTWTNHSARRKRKLLLHKMEIRKLEAKTKETGHTLVPLSLYFKDGRVKLELALAVGKKLYDKRQTLREKQDTRETARAVAAARRRQR; translated from the coding sequence ATGGCAAAGGAAAAGGGACAGAAGCTGATCGCGCAGAACAAGAAGGCGCGACACGAGTACACCATCCTGGACACCTACGAGTGCGGGATGGTGCTCACCGGCACCGAGGTGAAGTCACTGCGCGAGGGCCGGGCCAACCTGGTCGACGGCTACGCCTACACCCAGGCCGGCGAGGTGTGGATCGACAACGTCTTCATCCCCGAGTACACCCAGGGGACGTGGACCAACCACTCGGCGCGGCGCAAGCGCAAGCTGCTGCTGCACAAGATGGAGATCCGCAAGCTGGAGGCCAAGACCAAGGAGACCGGCCACACCCTGGTGCCGCTCTCGCTGTACTTCAAGGACGGCCGGGTCAAGCTCGAACTCGCCCTCGCGGTCGGCAAGAAGCTGTACGACAAGCGGCAGACGCTGCGCGAGAAGCAGGACACCCGGGAGACCGCCCGCGCGGTGGCCGCCGCCCGCCGCCGCCAGCGCTAG